The nucleotide window GTATGCTGTGCCAGCGCCACGGATGGCAAGCTGGCAACAGCAATGACCGAAAATAAGGAGAAAAAGCGCAATAAGGCGAAAACAAAGGGTTGTTGTGCAAACGATTTATTGGTTTTGTTCATCCCACCAGGCCTGGTTACTTTTACTTGGACTTCATAATCACAATAGTTTTTTCAGGTAATAACCAGTGTGTGACTCTTTGCATTCCGCCACGGTTTCAGGTGTTCCCGTGACCAAGATTTGTCCACCGCCTGAACCGCCTTCCGGTCCAAGGTCAACAATCCAGTCTGCTGTCTTAATGACATCCAGATTGTGTTCGATAATGACAATGGTGTTGCCTTGGTCACGCAGATGACGAATGACCTTCAATAACAGTTCAATATCGTGGAAATGCAAACCTGTAGTGGGTTCATCAAGAATATACAGCGTATTGCCTGTGTCACGTTTGGAAAGTTCCTTAGCCAATTTCACACGTTGTGCCTCACCACCCGATAGCGTAGTGGCACTTTGTCCAAGCTTGATATAGCCCAAGCCTACTTCCATCAGCATCTGCAGTTTACGGGCAATCACCGGGATCACGTCAAAGAAAGCGCGTGCATCTTCCACGGTCATCTCTAAAATCTCGTGAATATTTTTGCCTTTGTACTGTACTTGTAAGGTTTCACGATTATAGCGTGCGCCTTCACAGACATCACATGGCACATACACATCCGGTAAGAAGTGCATCTCCACTTTTAATACCCCATCACCCTGACAGGCTTCACAGCGACCGCCTTTAACGTTGAAGCTGAATCGGCCAGGAGTATAACCACGGGCACGTGACTCCGGTGTGGCGGAAAGCAACTCACGAATCGGTGTGAATAACCCGGTATAAGTCGCCGGGTTTGAGCGTGGAGTGCGTCCAATCGCCGATTGGTCAATGTTCACCGCCTTATCAAAATGTTCCATGCCTTTAATGGTTTTGTATGGAGCAGGGGTATGTTGGGCTCCATTTAACAAGTTGGCGGATAATTTAGACAAGGTTCCGTTGATTAAAGTGGATTTTCCTGAACCGGAAACCCCGGTGACACAAGTCAGCAGGCCTGCTGGAATGCTTAAAGTCACGTCTTTTAAGTTGTTACCGCTGGCACCGGTAATGGTAAGCCACTTGTCTTCTGTAGGTTGCAAACGTTCACCAGGCACTTCGATTTTTCGGGCACCTTTTAAAAACTGGCCGGTTAGAGAGTTAGGGTTGTTGGTGACCTCTTCTGGAGTCCCTTCGGCCATTATGCGTCCACCGTGAATCCCCGCGCCAGGGCCAATGTCCAATACATAGTCGGCGGCACGGATTGCATCTTCATCGTGCTCGACAACAATCACGGTATTGCCTAAATCACGCAGATGCGTCAGTGTCGCCAGTAGGCGGTCGTTATCACGTTGGTGTAAACCGATTGAGGGTTCATCCAATACATACATCACTCCTACCAGGCCTGCTCCAATTTGGCTGGCTAGACGAATACGTTGCGCCTCACCACCGGATAGAGTGTCGGCACTGCGGTCCAGGGTCAAATAATTCAAGCCAACATTGACCAAGAAGGTTAGGCGGTCATGTACCTCTTTAACGATCTTGCTGGCTATTTCGCCTTTGGCGCCCTCTAACTTAAGGGTGCTGAAAATCTCATGCAGTTCACCAACCGATAGAGCGGTTAAAGAGGGTAATGTTTGGTTATCCACAAAGACATTACGCGCCGCTTCATTCAGACGTGTGCCATGACAGCTCTTACACGGCGTGGTCACCCGATACTTTTCCAGTTCGTCACGTACCGCTTTGCTTTCGGTTTCCGCAAAACGGCGTTCCATATTCGGAATCACCCCTTCAAAACGGCGAGTATCGCTGTATTTACCGTGCGGTAATGGGATTTTGTCCCTGCCAGAACCAAACAGGATAATCTTTCGATGTTGTTCGCTCAAAAATTCCCAAGGTTCTTCAATATCAAAGCCATAATGGTCGGCCAAAGCCTTCAGTAAATCGTAATAGTATTTATGACGACGGTCCCAGCCACGAATCGCACCACCGGCTAAACTCAGTTCAGGATGGGTGATGACACGGTCGGCATCAAAGCTGTCGTTGATTCCTAATCCATCGCAAGTTGGACAAGCGCCATGCGGATTGTTGAACGAGAAAATGCGTGGTTCTAGCTCCGGTACGCTGTAGCCGCAATGTGGGCAGGCAAATTTTTCCGAGAACAAGAGTGCAAAATCATCCTCTTCATCCATGGGTAAAACTTGCGCCAAACCATCGGCTAAACGTAATGCGGTTTCAAAGGATTCGGCCAAACGCTGTTTGATGTCGTCACGCACCTTAAAACGATCGACAATGACTTCAATGTCATGCTTTTTGTTTTTGTCTAACTGGATTGTGCCGTCTAAATCGTAGACCTTGCCGTCGATACGCGCACGAATAAAACCCTGTGCCTGCAACTCATCTAAAAGGTGGTGATGCTCTCCCTTTTTACCACGTACAATCGGGGCGATCAGCAAGCACTTTGTTCCTTCTGGAAGGGTTAAGGTGTGGTCGACCATTTGGCTGACGGTTTGTGCTTCCAAGTCGCAGCCGTGGGTCGGGCAACGTGGCGTACCAGCACGGGCATACAATAAACGTAGGTAATCGTATATTTCGGTAACGGTTCCCACGGTAGAGCGCGGGTTGTGCGAGGTGGATTTCTGCTCGATGGAAATCGCCGGTGAAAGCCCTTCGATATGGTCCAAATCGGGTTTTTCCATTACCGATAAAAACTGACGAGCGTACGCAGAAAGGGATTCTACATAACGACGCTGGCCTTCGGCATAGATGGTGTCAAACGCCAAAGAGGATTTACCCGAGCCGGACAAGCCGGTAATGACGATTAATTTGTCTCGAGGAAGGGTAACATCGATGTTTTTTAAGTTATGGGTACGGGCACCGCGGATAACAATTTCTTCGAGCATGGGAAACGACCGTTGTAAATTTGCAAACGGCCATTATAGCAAGAATCTCTTTAGTTACGCGAGCATACTTAACCAGGCCTGGTCAGTTGTGACGGCCAGTTAGTGGGGTAATAAAATCGTGCCTGAAATCGTCACATTGATTTTACTTTCCCCAGCTTTGACTGTAGGTGCGGCCATATCCGAAGAAGCCATGACCATTTCTGAACGAGCATACATCGGTTGCGGCATATACCCATTGTTGGTATTGATATGGGTTTCTAAAATTTTATAAGAGGGCGCTTGAAAACCTTGGGCGATACGATTCGCTTGATTTCTAAAGCGGTGAATCGCTTTATCGGTAAGCTGGGCTAAAACTTGGTTTTTTAGTTGTTCCGAAACCCCGAATTGCATGGATTGATAAGCCAGGTATGGTTGGATTTTAGTCAACACTTTCACCAGGCCTGGTTTGTTTTCTAGGGTTAATACCAGGCTTTGTTGACCTCGCCAATGGCTAATAAGCTGTTTTTTATATACCGGGTAAATATTGTATTGGCTCGTTTGAGTGATGATTTCAGGGTAGGATTTTAAAGCGTTAATCGCTGCTTGCATTTGCTGGTTGATTTCATTGGCAACCGCTTGTGGTGTCGCCGCCTCTGCAACACGATTAAACGTCATGAAAATACTATCATTGGCCACTTTCTGGGTTTCGGTTATGGAGAAATTAACCTTGTTGCCAGTTGGGGCAATCGGCTCATTAGCGTGAACATTGACACTGAATAACAATGAGCTTAAAACAAAGGCTAAAACGGAATGGGCTGTTGCTGATTTGTATCGAATCATAAGATTGCTCCTTGAAGTGTGCCAGTGCGGTTTCAACATCATTGATTTCTAGAGTTGGCTTGCTGTTTTCTGAGGCTAAAAATCGAAATTCAACACTTTCTTAAGGTTGATTATAGCTCGAGTATTTGTCAAGGGTGTTATAATTTGCCGCTATTAAAATTCAGATAGATAAGTACTGAGACATATTCAAATGACTGAACAATCCAAAGCAATGAGCTCAACTGAAAGGCGTGCGGCATTTTCAATCGCGGGTATCTTTTCAACTCGAATGCTTGGCCTTTTTATGATTTTTCCGGTATTTGCACTGTTTGCAGAAGCCGAATTCAAAGACATTACCGGCTTGCAAATCGGGATTGCTATAGGTATTTATGGGTTAACCCAAGCATTTTTACAAATTCCATACGGCATGCTCTCAGATAAATACGGGCGTAAGCCGCTGATTATCGCGGGTATGTTTATCTTTATGCTGGGTTCCATTGTTTGTGCGATGGCGGACTCAATCGAAATGATGATTATTGGTCGAGCCATCCAAGGAATGGGTGCGGTGGCGGCGGTGTTAATGGCCTCGGTTGCTGATTTGGTCACCGAACAATTTAGGCTTAGAGCCATGTCCATTGTCGGTATGACAATCGGTTTATCGTTTACCTTATCTTTAGTGGCTGGACCACTGTTAGCCAGTTGGTTTGGGGTGAGAGGCATCTTTTGGGTCATTGCGCTGTTGGCGATTGTTGGCATGTTGCTGGTTAAGTTTGCCATGCCGGAGATAAAGCAACAGAGTTTTCAGCGTGAAGCCGAGGCCGATCCGAGCCAATTTAAAGAGATTTTGAAGCACCCACAATTGCTACGATTGGATTTCGGGGTGTTTGTATTGCATGCGATGTTAACCGCGATGTTTATCGTAGTACCTTTAACCATGCGTGATTCGGCTGGTTTAGAAACCCCAGAACATTGGGTAATCTATTTACCGGTGATGTTGCTGTCATTTGTCTTGATGGTACCGTTTATTATTCAGGCTGAAAGTAAAGACCGTATGAAACCGGTATTTCTCGGCGCAATTGCAACTATCACCATTATGCAATTAGGCTTTGTATTTATTCCCCCGAGTTTTTGGTCACTATTTGTTTTGCTGTTGATATTCTTCACCGCTTTTAACTTATTGGAAGCCTCGTTACCGTCTTTGGTAGTTAAATTATCACCCGCCGACAAGAAAGGAACGGCCAGCGGAGTCTATTCGACCAGCCAGTTTTTAGGTGCGGCAATCGGCGGTGCTTTAGGGGGATATTTCTATCAGCATTATGGTTATAATGGCGTGTTTGTCTTTACTGCGGTAATGGGGTCTTTATGGTTGATCAGTGCCATGAGTATGCAAAAACCACTACCTTTAAGCATTGCTTCAGTCCCCATTTATGATCTTAAGATTGAAGATGTTGAAAGTATTCAATCGCAACTGCTGGCTTATGAGGGGATTCATGAAGTGGTTGCATTGCCTGAAGAGCAAAGAGTCTATTTCAAGATAGACAGAAAACTTGTAAATGAAGTCGCTTTGATTGATTATATTGAGCAAAGTCAGAAATAACCCGATTCAACAGAATTAAATATAGAGAGAAAAATCGTTATGCGTGGTGTGAATAAAGTCATTTTGGTTGGAACTTTGGGTGCGGATCCAGAGGTTAAATATGCGGCAAATGGTAATGCGATTGCCAACCTAAGTGTAGCAACCAGTGAAGAGTGGAATGACAAGAATACTGGGCAAAAACAGCAGAAAACCGAATGGCACCGAGTGTCGATGTTTGGAAAGTTGGCTGAGATTGCCGGCCAATATCTGAAAAAGGGTTCACAAGTTTATCTGGAAGGTAAGCTACAGACACGCAAATGGCAAGATCAGAATGGTCAAGACCGTTATACGACTGAAGTTGTATTAAGCGGTTTTGACGGTACTATGCAGATGCTTGGTGGTGGTAACCGTCAAGGTGGTGATGCTTCTTTCGATCAAGGTTTTAACCAAGCGCCAATGGGTGGCATGGGTGGTCAGGCTCCGATGGGACAACCACAAGGAGGGTTCAACCAGCAGCCTAGACAACAAGCCAATCCGATGGGGCAACAAAATGTTGCACCAATGGGCGGCATGGGTGGTCAGCAACCTGCACAACCACAGCGCGCTCCAGCCTATGCGCCAAATGACTTTGACGACGATGATGTACCATTCTAACTTGTTATAAATTAATAAAGTTGATAAACGTAAATAACCCGCTAAAATAGCGGGTTTTTTGTTTTTGTCGTGTCGTTAATTATTTAACCTGTTGGCAACGGTTATTCTGGGGTTTTTGGCATGGATTTGATGTGTAAATCATGCTGGCTGAATGGGATTTCAATTTTTTCTAGAGCAAAACGTTTGTAGATTGCGCTGTTTAAGCTATCAATCACTCGACCTCTAATCTCAGGGTCATCGATCCAAACCAATAATTCAACGTGTAATCCTGATGCTCCAAAACGTCTAAAACGCACTCTTGGTTCCGGCTCTTGGCATATTTGGGTTTCTTTGGCGGCTTCGTCCATTAACACCGATTTAACCTGGTCAATGTCCGAACCATAAGCGACTTCGACAGCGACACGTGTTCTGGATTTTATATGTCTACCTGAAGATTCGTTGACGATTTTGCCGTTGGCAATAATGGCATTGGGTACATTAATTTCCAAATCATCTCGCGTTAATATTCGGGTGGAACGTAACCCAATATGTGTGACCATGCCACGTTCACCACTGTCTATCACAATATAGTCGCCTATTTTGTAGGGTGAGTCGGCCAAGATGAACACCCCGGAAAGCAAGTTGGCAATGGTATCCTTGGCCGCAAAACCCACGGCAATACCGATAATCCCGGCTGAAGCCAGCCAAGCACTCATGTCTATGTTCCAGGTAATAAAGAGCAGATACATAATGAGTAGCACCACGAGCACCGCCGAGACGTTTTCAAACAACGGCAGGGTTTGCACTCTGATGATTGAGCCTTCCTGATTACGTGAACTAAGTTGTTTTAGACTAAACTGAGATGAGCGATAAACAAATTGCCCCCATACAATCACATCGATACTTTGAAATATGCTAATCAGTTTAGAGGCTAGATTTTGATTGAGTTCAAAGACGTTTAGACTGCTGTTTAAACCAATTAATATGATTGAAACGGTAATCGGTAAGCGAATCGCATTGAAGATAAAGGTTAAGCTGGGTTTCCCCCTTTTTTGAGCGATGGCGAGAAAAGTCCATTTGATCAAATAACTAACGGTAAAGGCGATAATAATTGCCATGCTTAAGACAATCATGGCATCAATCGATGGGTGTTCAGGTGCATTAAAGAGTTGTCTGATGGCATCGAGCATAATAAATCCTTGATAAAACTTGCTAAATTTAGGGTAGATGTTTGCAAAATAGCTTTTGTATGCCGTTCTGTCAAATAGTGTTTAAGTGAAATGGAGCTGTTCAATAAAGTGACCAGGCCTGGTTGTTTTATTCAAAAAGAGTGAATCCAGTTAATTGGCTTGAGGTGGGCGAGCATAAATCCCGTGAAATGGTCACGATGACTGGCATAAACCTGCTAATCCAATCGGATTCATTTTTAAAAATGAAAAAGCCGCCTTAAATGTTTAAGGCGGCTTTTTTCTTAGGGTGTAAATTTAAACGATTGAAAATCTATTGAAAAGCTTGAATAAAACCTCAGAAAGCTCAACTTTTTTTTAGAATCGAGAGTGGATTATTTTAGGATTTCCAGTTCAACACGACGGTTTTCCGCACGACCTTCACGCGTTTTGTTGGTCGCTACAGGTTGCGTTTCGCCCATACCAACAGCTTGAATACGCTGGGCATCAATCCCTTTTTCTTCTAAAAAGGTTTTAACCGCTTTTGCTCTTGCTTCAGACAGGGTTTGGTTATAGCTTAGGCTACCTACAGAGTCGGTATGCCCGGTTACTTTAACTTGAACCTCTGAGTGCTTTTTCATGTATTCAGCATAGTCATTCAATGTCGGTTTTGCTTCTTCTTTCAGAATGGCTTTATTAAATTCAAAGAATCCACGAAACGCCGCTGGAGCATCTTCTTGAATAACCACTTCCACAACCTCTTCAACAACAACCGGTGTTGGTTTTGCAACTAAAACCGGTGCAGGCTTAGGTTCTGCCCAGCCTTCGCATTTAGGTAAAGCAACTTCTTTTGACCAGTTGATTGTGCGCACGCAGTAACCGTAGTTATCTCGTACAATCATGCCGTTAGAATCAATAACGTAAGCGGCATTCTGGTCGCCTTTGATATCGCCTTGGTAAGCCGGTAATAAAACTGGCGTAGCTGGTTCGCCCGTGGTTGAATCCGCGTCTGCTGGTTTAGCGATTGGTTGTTGCGCTTTTGCTTCACATGAAGCATTCGCTGTTTCAGCAGTCCAATTGACTGAACGGACACAACTTCCATAGTTGTCACGCACGATCTCACCATAGCTGTCGGTGACATAATTTTGGCTATCGTCCGCTTGTACTGAAGACATGGCGGATACCGTAAT belongs to Thiomicrorhabdus immobilis and includes:
- the uvrA gene encoding excinuclease ABC subunit UvrA gives rise to the protein MLEEIVIRGARTHNLKNIDVTLPRDKLIVITGLSGSGKSSLAFDTIYAEGQRRYVESLSAYARQFLSVMEKPDLDHIEGLSPAISIEQKSTSHNPRSTVGTVTEIYDYLRLLYARAGTPRCPTHGCDLEAQTVSQMVDHTLTLPEGTKCLLIAPIVRGKKGEHHHLLDELQAQGFIRARIDGKVYDLDGTIQLDKNKKHDIEVIVDRFKVRDDIKQRLAESFETALRLADGLAQVLPMDEEDDFALLFSEKFACPHCGYSVPELEPRIFSFNNPHGACPTCDGLGINDSFDADRVITHPELSLAGGAIRGWDRRHKYYYDLLKALADHYGFDIEEPWEFLSEQHRKIILFGSGRDKIPLPHGKYSDTRRFEGVIPNMERRFAETESKAVRDELEKYRVTTPCKSCHGTRLNEAARNVFVDNQTLPSLTALSVGELHEIFSTLKLEGAKGEIASKIVKEVHDRLTFLVNVGLNYLTLDRSADTLSGGEAQRIRLASQIGAGLVGVMYVLDEPSIGLHQRDNDRLLATLTHLRDLGNTVIVVEHDEDAIRAADYVLDIGPGAGIHGGRIMAEGTPEEVTNNPNSLTGQFLKGARKIEVPGERLQPTEDKWLTITGASGNNLKDVTLSIPAGLLTCVTGVSGSGKSTLINGTLSKLSANLLNGAQHTPAPYKTIKGMEHFDKAVNIDQSAIGRTPRSNPATYTGLFTPIRELLSATPESRARGYTPGRFSFNVKGGRCEACQGDGVLKVEMHFLPDVYVPCDVCEGARYNRETLQVQYKGKNIHEILEMTVEDARAFFDVIPVIARKLQMLMEVGLGYIKLGQSATTLSGGEAQRVKLAKELSKRDTGNTLYILDEPTTGLHFHDIELLLKVIRHLRDQGNTIVIIEHNLDVIKTADWIVDLGPEGGSGGGQILVTGTPETVAECKESHTGYYLKKLL
- a CDS encoding MFS transporter — protein: MTEQSKAMSSTERRAAFSIAGIFSTRMLGLFMIFPVFALFAEAEFKDITGLQIGIAIGIYGLTQAFLQIPYGMLSDKYGRKPLIIAGMFIFMLGSIVCAMADSIEMMIIGRAIQGMGAVAAVLMASVADLVTEQFRLRAMSIVGMTIGLSFTLSLVAGPLLASWFGVRGIFWVIALLAIVGMLLVKFAMPEIKQQSFQREAEADPSQFKEILKHPQLLRLDFGVFVLHAMLTAMFIVVPLTMRDSAGLETPEHWVIYLPVMLLSFVLMVPFIIQAESKDRMKPVFLGAIATITIMQLGFVFIPPSFWSLFVLLLIFFTAFNLLEASLPSLVVKLSPADKKGTASGVYSTSQFLGAAIGGALGGYFYQHYGYNGVFVFTAVMGSLWLISAMSMQKPLPLSIASVPIYDLKIEDVESIQSQLLAYEGIHEVVALPEEQRVYFKIDRKLVNEVALIDYIEQSQK
- a CDS encoding mechanosensitive ion channel family protein, encoding MLDAIRQLFNAPEHPSIDAMIVLSMAIIIAFTVSYLIKWTFLAIAQKRGKPSLTFIFNAIRLPITVSIILIGLNSSLNVFELNQNLASKLISIFQSIDVIVWGQFVYRSSQFSLKQLSSRNQEGSIIRVQTLPLFENVSAVLVVLLIMYLLFITWNIDMSAWLASAGIIGIAVGFAAKDTIANLLSGVFILADSPYKIGDYIVIDSGERGMVTHIGLRSTRILTRDDLEINVPNAIIANGKIVNESSGRHIKSRTRVAVEVAYGSDIDQVKSVLMDEAAKETQICQEPEPRVRFRRFGASGLHVELLVWIDDPEIRGRVIDSLNSAIYKRFALEKIEIPFSQHDLHIKSMPKTPE
- a CDS encoding OmpA family protein: MKTALLPIAAIITVSAMSSVQADDSQNYVTDSYGEIVRDNYGSCVRSVNWTAETANASCEAKAQQPIAKPADADSTTGEPATPVLLPAYQGDIKGDQNAAYVIDSNGMIVRDNYGYCVRTINWSKEVALPKCEGWAEPKPAPVLVAKPTPVVVEEVVEVVIQEDAPAAFRGFFEFNKAILKEEAKPTLNDYAEYMKKHSEVQVKVTGHTDSVGSLSYNQTLSEARAKAVKTFLEEKGIDAQRIQAVGMGETQPVATNKTREGRAENRRVELEILK
- a CDS encoding SIMPL domain-containing protein (The SIMPL domain is named for its presence in mouse protein SIMPL (signalling molecule that associates with mouse pelle-like kinase). Bacterial member BP26, from Brucella, was shown to assemble into a channel-like structure, while YggE from E. coli has been associated with resistance to oxidative stress.), with protein sequence MIRYKSATAHSVLAFVLSSLLFSVNVHANEPIAPTGNKVNFSITETQKVANDSIFMTFNRVAEAATPQAVANEINQQMQAAINALKSYPEIITQTSQYNIYPVYKKQLISHWRGQQSLVLTLENKPGLVKVLTKIQPYLAYQSMQFGVSEQLKNQVLAQLTDKAIHRFRNQANRIAQGFQAPSYKILETHINTNNGYMPQPMYARSEMVMASSDMAAPTVKAGESKINVTISGTILLPH
- the ssb gene encoding single-stranded DNA-binding protein: MRGVNKVILVGTLGADPEVKYAANGNAIANLSVATSEEWNDKNTGQKQQKTEWHRVSMFGKLAEIAGQYLKKGSQVYLEGKLQTRKWQDQNGQDRYTTEVVLSGFDGTMQMLGGGNRQGGDASFDQGFNQAPMGGMGGQAPMGQPQGGFNQQPRQQANPMGQQNVAPMGGMGGQQPAQPQRAPAYAPNDFDDDDVPF